One region of Gouania willdenowi chromosome 13, fGouWil2.1, whole genome shotgun sequence genomic DNA includes:
- the LOC114474130 gene encoding alpha-(1,3)-fucosyltransferase 4-like — translation MKRGCALNYVLCAVCTATVFLTLGISVLYLHVPPSPRLSPTTILLWVHPFGVFAPLPDCWKQFQIHGCTITDDKHAYRQADAVIFHHRDIGIGRARMPTEPRPRSQKWIWMNHESPTNSPRLQKFDRVFNLTMSYRMDSDIYVPYGHLIPVVNGSGSLDQTTSLRRPSRLLAWIVSHWSPSLARVSFYNKLKRYVNIDVYGRAGKPLKKSIKAVLELLRDYMFYLAMENSQHTDYITEKLWNAVRAGAIPVVLGPSRQNYERLLPPEAFIHVDDFPTVEELAQYLNKVKQNPDLMKHHLSWRQNYSVHLSTRDELYCKACKMVRRTRGQTSEVPHLKDWFCS, via the coding sequence atgaaacgtggctgtgcTCTCAATTACGTCCTCTGCGCCGTGTGCACAGCGACTGTCTTCCTGACCTTGGGAATAAGTGTTCTGTACCTGCATGTCCCCCCCAGCCCCAGGCTCTCCCCTACCACCATCCTGCTCTGGGTGCATCCGTTCGGCGTTTTCGCTCCTCTCCCTGACTGCTGGAAGCAGTTCCAAATCCATGGGTGCACGATCACGGATGACAAGCACGCGTACCGACAGGCTGACGCTGTGATTTTTCACCACCGGGATATCGGTATCGGGAGAGCCCGAATGCCAACAGAACCGCGACCTCGCTCTCAGAAGTGGATATGGATGAACCACGAGTCTCCCACAAATTCACCGAGACTGCAGAAGTTCGACAGGGTTTTCAACCTGACGATGTCCTACCGGATGGACTCGGATATTTACGTCCCCTATGGTCACCTCATCCCCGTGGTTAACGGCTCTGGATCGCTGGACCAGACGACTTCTCTCCGCCGTCCATCCCGCCTTCTGGCCTGGATCGTCAGCCATTGGTCTCCCTCCCTTGCCCGTGTGTCTTTCTACAATAAACTGAAACGCTACGTAAACATCGACGTGTACGGACGCGCAGGGAAGCCGTTAAAGAAGAGCATCAAGGCCGTGCTGGAGCTGCTCAGAGATTACATGTTCTACCTGGCCATGGAGAACTCACAGCACACGGACTACATCACGGAGAAACTCTGGAACGCAGTGCGGGCAGGAGCTATCCCCGTGGTCCTGGGTCCGTCCCGACAGAACTATGAGCGCCTCCTGCCCCCAGAGGCCTTCATCCACGTGGATGACTTCCCCACGGTCGAGGAGCTGGCCCAGTACCTAAACAAGGTGAAGCAGAATCCGGATCTGATGAAGCACCACCTGAGCTGGAGGCAGAACTACAGCGTCCACCTGTCGACCCGTGACGAGCTATACTGCAAAGCCTGTAAGATGGTGAGGAGGACCAGGGGCCAGACCAGTGAGGTCCCTCACCTGAAAGATTGGTTTTGTTCGTGA